The genomic segment AGCagttgtgtgaccctgggcaatcTATTTAAccttctgtgccttagtttcctcatctgcaaaatgaggataataatctTCACCTATTTCACTGGAGAGTCTTAAATGAGTGAATACATAAAAAGCACTTTGCGCCTTGGACATTGTAATGTTCATAACTTGACTAAATTCAATAACAAAATTCATTACTATCAATTTGTATattataattcatatttttttatttttcagataatgaataaatattcaagaaatctaatatttttttctcttacactCCCAGGATGCATGCACACTGTAATTGGAGACCTTTAGTCTAGAAGTTCACTTAGAATCAGTTTGTCTGGTCCCTAGCAGTCTCTGGTGGACTAACCTCAGCTCCTATGCTGGGGAAAGGCTCCCAGGTCTCTGTgcaggggcctggggcctggagaAGGTGGCAAAAGGCATGAGGGTCCTATGTTCTTATTCCTTAGTCCTGAAGGCGGTAGCTGATCAAGGCCAATACCCTGCAGCCAGGGAGTCGGGAGGCAGTGCTCGCTCCCCAGAGATGACTGATGTTTTGGCCTCTTCCTCAGGTCCCTCTGGAAGGAGAAGAGCTTTCCCTGGGGCCTGTGCTGTGAGAGTTCTCTTGATCCCCCAAAGAGGGACCAAGCATCTCCCAGCCTAGTTTAGTACCAGGAACAAggcaagtgctcagtaaatattggttgAGCGATAATGACAGCTGTTTTATTTGACATTGATcgactgattcattcattcattctcatgtGTCAATTTCTATGCTGAGCCGTGAGtcagacaaatgaaaaataacacagGGTTACAGTAACCTACAGTTTAATCCAGGACAAACAGTCTGGGACAGTGGAATGAGCCCTAGGCTGGGTGGGCAGTGGACATCTGGACCCTGGTGTAGGCTCTGTGATCTCTGACCACAGGCAAGTCCCTCATCTGGAACACTGCTCCCACCTGCAGAAGCACAGCCTGACCTCAGTACTTGTAGGGTCATTCCTCACCTTAAATCCCAAGATTCTTAAGGCTTGGGACAGGATAATTCATAggcctgcagtggcaggcaaGTAACAGGGACAGGAGCTGGTGAGCATACAGCCTTCCGAAGGGCATCGCCAGTTCTCAGTATGTGGGAGCACAGGTCCAGTTACCAAGACCTCAGGCCATTTCCAGAGAAGCCAGGAATCTGGTGTGATGATGACGATGGTGATGATGGAACTGCTTGATTTTTCAGTCATACGCAAGCCAAACAAGCCTCTTCTGGCTTGTCTACAAGTGACCTTTGTGCAAACCCATTGGTTCAAGGCTTCCTGATGTCTCAGAGTAAGAAGAGGCCTTGAGCTCAAAGGTTCATTCCTAAAGGTGGGGTGCGGGTGAGGGGCGTGCTTAGTAGCTTCTCCCAGAGAAAGGCATCCTTCACAACTCTCCTAGGGTAATGGACATCCTACTTGGGGCACAGGGTGGGACAGTGAGTGCCTGCCTCTGAATCAATCATGACTTTCAAAAATACCAGTGTTACAGCAGAACCACAGGAATGAGGGCAAAGGACAGCTATCGGAATTGTTTGTATTTAGCTCTGAAGTAAACTGTGTGGATCAGATTCCAACTTGGTAtggtgtgtgtgggctcagtcatgtccaactctgtgcaaccctatggacttttgcccttcaggctcctctgtccatgggattttccaagcaagaatactggaaagggttgccatttccttctccagggagattcCAACTTCATACAAGTATTTGTTGAGCCTACTGTGTGCACACTTCTGGGAATACGGGAGAAGCATTAGACCTAATCCCCACCCTCAAGGAGATTATGCCTGATCTCGTTCTCTTCAAGTCAACCTATTCACTATATATTAGCTCCTGCTGTGGGCTTGGCGGGCTTGGGGTGAGTGAAGAGAATGAAGTTTCTCAGCCTGGGGTCCCCGATGCCTCACAACCTGTGGAGAAAGAGAACTGTCTGCAAAAAACTACTCTGCTTTAAGTCTGGCCATAGTAACAGTTCTAATAGAAATTCAAACAGCATCCAAATgtgaacgcttcacgaatttgcacATTTGCTTAGGCTGCTATTTAAATTACCTTCCCTTCCCTGGGCACATGCCAACAGGGAGTCGGGGAGGCAGCCCAGGTGCTCCCCAAGCtggcggtggggggaggggcgaAGCTGGAGAAATCAGCCTGAGGTGAACACAAGGCTGCAGATATTTCACAAGTTGGATGTGGAGCACTGACCCTACAACCATCCCTCCTCTGCCTGGGCAGCCTTCTCATGACcactcttttctcttcttccgtCTCTGTCCCTTGTGTGTGGCCCCTCTTCGAAAACCCTTCCCGGCTTCTCCCcacctctgtctgtctctgtgcctCCCTGCCTGGCTGAGGGCAGGCACCTCTGTCAGCCTCCTCGCAGTGGTAGTTATTGTGTGTGGCGTGGCCCTGGTggcagtttttctctttctcttttggaagCTGTGCTGGATGCCCTGGAGGAACAAGGAGGCCTCCAGCCCCTCCTCAGCTAATCCCTCCCCGGAGGCCCTCCAGAGCCCCAGCTCCAGAGGCAACATGGCGGACAAGCTCAAGGACCCCCACACCCTGGGCTTCCTAGAGGCGGCTGTGAAGATCAGCCACACGTCCCCAGATATCCCAGCTGAGGTGCAGATGTCCGTCAAAGAGCACATCAAGCGTCACACACGGCTACAGCGACAGACCACAGAGCCAGCATCGTCCACCAGGTGAGGGGTGGACCCCTCCCTTCCTTAACTCTACATTCCTGAATCCAATACATGAATGAGATTCCAGCCTGTGAGGATCAGAGACTGGAAATAATCATATGCGTATTCTGGTTGGAGAATATGTCAGATGATGTCTTCCATGGTGGGTGATTGGCTCGGAGGTGGGCACCAGGGGTGACTTCAGGAGAGGGGAACCTTGGAGGTGGGGTGCTGTGCAGGTGGTCAACCCTGAGATGTGTGTGGGTGGGAGGTGTTGGCTTGTCCAGAGGGAAAGGAATATGCAAAGGTGCAGAGACATAAAAGTTAATGATGTGTCTATGTCCGCACCGCCTCTGAGATGGAGTCTGCAGTGTGTGGGAGAGAAGCAAGAGATTCCTAACATTTTGAGAAGGAGAATAGCCTTTGCCAGAGTTCCCTGCCTTACAGAAATTGGATACATGACATTCTTTATCTGAAcaaacaaaatgacaaaaaaacaACCACCATGTAATGACAAAAACCTACTCTAAATTcagaaacttttatttatttatttttttaattcagaaacttttaaaagatgtGGAACGTGCATGCATAAGGCgttgtatttattaaaaatttgggGCTCTTATGGATTCCTGGGTCCAGGATCCCAGCGGTCCAGCCAAAGGGAAGCAGGCCTGGTCTTCAGATTGAAAGCCAGAAATGGTACAAGTGCTGGGTCACATTTACGGAGTTTGTTTTTTGACATCAGGCAAATTGCTCATtttcctaagcctcagttttcccaactGTAAAATAGGGCTAATGACGCTCATAAGGTTGCTGTGAGGAGCCAGTGTAAGAATCCATGCAATAATAAGAGCTTATTATATACCTGgctctgttctaagcactttgtgTGTATTCCTTTCACCCCACAGCAATCCTATGCAATTGCTACTTTTAGTTTTTCATATCTTACAGTACAGAAAGATTAAATAATGTGTCCCAGGTCATGTAGCTACAAAGTGGCAGAGGGAAAGGGGGTAATGATCCTGGTGGTGATGAAGGAATGCTGTATGGAGGGTGGGAAAGGATGGTCCTTCTAAATAGGGGAGCTTTTTAAATAGGTGAACCTGAGTCAACGTCTTCCAGGAAAGAAACCTAGAAAGCCAGAAGCAGAAAAGCAGGGGAAAAGATAATGATCACAATGGCTAACCTTTACTAAAGCTTGTTATGTACCAGGCCCCATTCCAACTACTTTACGTGGATTAAGACATGCGCACAAAGTGCGGCAGAGGTAAAGGGGGTCAGCTAGCAGGAAGTAAAGGGGGCCTCACACGGGGTAGGATGAGCCGGGCCCCGAGCCATGTCGGTCTGCACCCCGCTCTCCGTCCCCCGACCTCACTCTCTCACCCTTCCCCCCCTCCTCCAGGCACACGTCGTTCAAGCGCCACCTGCCGCGGCAGATGCACGTGTCCAGCGTGGACTACGGCAACGAGCTGCCCCCAGCCGCGGAGCAGCCCACCAGCATCGGCCGCATCAAGCCCGAACTCTATAAGCAGAAGTCGGTGGATGGGGACGATGCCAAATCCGAGGCCAAGAGCTGCGGGAAGATCAACTTCAGCCTGCGCTACGACTATGAGAACGAGACCCTGATTGTGCGCATCCTGAAGGCCTTTGACCTCCCAGCCAAGGACTTTTGCGGCAGCTCCGACCCTTACGTCAAGATCTACCTCCTGCCCGATCGCAAGTGCAAGCTGCAGACGCGGGTGCACCGCAAAACCCTGAACCCCACCTTCGACGAGAACTTCCACTTCCCGGTGCCCTACGAGGAGCTGGCTGACCGCAAGCTGCATCTCAGCGTCTTCGACTTTGATCGCTTCTCCCGCCACGACATGATCGGGGAGGTGATCCTGGACAACCTCTTTGAGGCCTCCGACCTGTCCCGGGAAACCTCCATCTGGAAGGACATCCAGTACGCCACGAGTGTGAGTACCGCTGGCCCTGGGGGCCTTTTCAGGATTTATAGTTCTGGATTTGAGTGGATGTGTTCCTGAACCCCGAAACCCCTAGAGACAAATGGGCCTCTGCCCTTCAGGATGTGAAAGGGGACCCCACCTCATAGCCCAGCCCACCCCGGGAGAAATCCTTGCACTGGGCCCCagatgggtggggagggatggtgaCAGCGGAGCTCCCAAGTGgttgggaagggaaggaaagggaatttGTATCTATTGCTTCTGATGTATCTTCTGTAGTGGTTGCCTCTACCTTCTAGGCCTCAGGACTACCACCTATAATGTATGTCTTTAATCATGGGCGAGGATGGGGCCAGGCTTATAGACTGACTCAGACAGCAACATGTGCCAAGGGCTTTGATGTGTACTAGAAGCCTGGCACAGGCGATCAAGGACAGGCTATATTAATCAGGATAAACCAGGTTATGCCACAGCAACGAATAATCCTAGGATTTGGTAGCTTAAAGCAGCCAAGATTTAGTTTTCGTTCATGTTACGTGTGCTTTGCAGCTTGACCAGGGTTCCATTCTACCTTGTCACCAAGTTTACAGAGGCTCCGTTTTGACCCTGTGCTCCTAGTTACCACCTCAGGAAGGAGGGGATGTGGCAAATCGTGCACTATTTCTTAAAGCTTCCATGCTGAAATGACACATGTCACTTCCACTCACATTTCATTAGCCAAAGCAAGACACATGTGACTCCTAATATTAAGGGGACAGGGCAAGGCAATCCTACCACATGTCCAGAAGGGGGACTGGAAGTACTTAACAACCAGAACTAGAAACTGTCATGCAGCAGAGCCCCTGCTCTCAGGCCCTGCCTGCCTACGCCATCTGGAAGGTGGTAGGGGAGGAGGCCAGCCTGGAAGGAGACCTGGCTAATTCACACACTACAGAGCCAGATGCTGGGCTCTTCATAATCAATTAGAATTAACCAGGAAGGTTTCAAGGCACACAAGGAAAGGGTTATGTATTGGCATACAAGGAAAGGATTATTAAAGAAGCAATGGGAATTGGATATGGTTAACCCaggaagacttcttggaggagAAAGTCAagcattattttgaaaatgagtaGGGCTTGAGTTGGCTTTTTAAGAGGCGGGCAGGTTTGGCACAGAGAATTAAGAGAGCATCTCCAAAGCCCTTGGGTCCAGTGTAGACAGTGTTCTCCAGGGCCCTGGGTGGCTGTTGAAGAAGCTGTGTAATTGCATCCCACAGATGGAGGTGTGGGATGTGCCTTTCTCTAAGTCCAGCTAGGCAGCTGAGAGCCCTGAAGGGGTGTTGCCACCAAATGCCAATGGCGTTGTGTCTGGTGTCTTGAACGCCAAGTGGTTGAGTGTCCCCTGGGAtatttctttcactgtttctctGGGTGCAGACTCTCCCTGTGGACAATCAATGCTCAATATCTATATATTGAATTTGTAAGGAGAGAGGCTAGGAAAATCAACCCCACTCTGGTGGGAAAAGGAATTGATTTGTTCAAGGGGAGAAAGCTTGGTGCGTTCTGTTTCTGCTCCGGGAAGGTCTCTGGGATAGCCCATTCTCCTAGCTGATGCTAACTTTGGTCCAGTTTGGTGTCCCAGCACCTCccctacttttgctttcctgaAATGTCATCCCCAAGAACAGAAAACAGCACAGGCAGGGGGGTTTGCAGACGGGGCGGGCAGACGGGGCCGGCTGGAACAGCAGCTGTGCACCGGCCCCAAGCTCAGGAGCTCTGCTCTATCAATCACTGTGAAGTTTACATCTGGTACAGCTCTTCCCTGTGGTCTCGAATGGCAGCAGCTTCATTATGGTGACCGTACAGGTAGCGAAGAGCGGCTTAGTCCTCCCCATACTGAGGCTGAGGCCCCGGGGCTCAGAGAGaggggggtgggggccaggggctGTGAGGAGCAGGACTCAACTCAGCCCTCTGAGgagcttcccttctcctccccagagACCTCCCTTTCCTGTGACTTTAGCTCCAGGCACGATGGACGCCCTCATCGTGGAGCAGGCAGTCTGCGCTCAGGGACGCCCCTCACATGAATGCTAACTTCCTAGAATTCCATGGCTGTCCCTACCATGTCCCACACCTCTTCCCCAGCCCAGCTTGAGAAAAAGGACAGACCCTCACCATCCTCATCACCCTCAGTCAGTACCATTATAGTCCTCCTCTATCTTCTCTTAAGCAGGACCCTGTGCAAAGCACTGGGGACCAAGGGGGGTCTTGGATAGAAGACAGCCTCTTTGACCCAATGCAGAACTTGAATTATAGAGACAAGAAATGTTCATGCAGTAGCTAGTGATGCAAAGTAGCAAATAATGCGTGAGGTTGTAAGATCTGAGAATTAGGACAGTCAGGGACGGTTTCTTGGGTGAAAGAGAATTTAGCTGTGTGGGAGGGCTTGGTATACATAACTTGATATGCAAAGAGGAAGGGAAGCATTCTAGCCAAGGACAGGAGTCTGAGACCAGGAGTTTCTGAAGCCGAAGGGGGGGTGACTTGCTCATACACCCATCTTGCTCACAGTCTGTGGGATGAATGTTCTGTCTGGTAAGGCCACCAGGGCCCTCCTCTCTGCAGCTTCTCAGCAGGCTGGCTCTCAGGGGCGGTCTCTTTATCCTGGGGGGATGAGGATTCAGgcaaaggaagggaaaaggaaatgaagggcTGGTGCTTTTGCTTGAGCTGACTCTAAAATTGTAATTATGTTGAGGCCAGAGAGGCCCAAGTCGCAGTGACGGGGAATGATTGAGTACTCCATGTATGTGAAATCCTGCAGCCAGAGCCATGGGGGCTGATGTGGATGAGCCCAGTCGGCTGCCATCTCTCCTGCGTGCCAGATTCCTGCTGGATTCTGATCCTAGAGTTGCATTTTGGCCTCCAGCTCCTCAAACCTGCAGGCTGGTCCCTGAACATGCCCGGCATTTCTGCCTCTTGCCTTTACTCCCAAGGTTCCCTCTGGCAGCCAGGCCTTTCCCCCACCTCTCTGACCCAAACCAACCCACCTTTGAAAGCTTCCCCCAAAGTCCTTCCACTCTCAGAGAAGTCACTCCTGGATTTATTCTCTGGGTCCCTCAGTTATACACCAAATCATATTCTGTCTTGCAAAGTCCTTCCAGTGGCTTAGGAATGGTTTGTGTCCCacatttgactttttattttccctCAGGGCTCAGAGTGTCATTTTAGGCAAACATAAGAACTCAGCACCTTCTTGCTGAATGACCGATGGCTTAGTTAATTCAAATAAAACTACATATTGGTGCACAGGGAAAGGATTATTAAAGAAGCAGAGAGTtaacctgggaagccttcctggaggagaaaGTCAAGTGTATTTTGAAAATGAGCTGAGCTAGGCATGGCTCTGCATTCCTTCAGAGTGATGGTTCAGGTAGGTGGCTGATGTCTGGAGTAGCAAAGAAATGAACCAGTCGGATCAGGTGGTCTGGACTGAAGTGGAGGGTCAGTGACTCACAGTCTGGTAGAAGGAGAGGCCCTGTGAGAAGCGGGCTGGGGAGGCTGCTCTGAGGCCACACCAGTCTATAAATGCTATCTGCTTGTGGCTCCTCGAACGCGGACAGGAGGATCAGGTGCAGCCCTGGCAGGTGGAACCAGACAGGTTCCTTATCTTGGTCCCTGCCCCGGTGCTTAAGGTGGTTTAGAGTAGCAAAGCCTGGAGCGTTTGTGTTGTTTCCTTACGAGCGAGCACAAGCACTGAACGCGGAGCTTCAAAGCTAGTGAAGGGAAGGTATGCATCCAATTAGGCGAGCTTTTTAAAGTGCAAACCCTTAAGGCCCAAGGAACACTGGCCTCAGCATCCCCAGGTTGTTCTGGGCAAAGTTTAGGCTGTAACAGAGCTACTCCTCCCCCTCAACTGGAGGGTGAGAAGCAGGCACAGCAGACGTGTTGGGGCCATCGGAGCCCTCTATTGTTCCCCAGAATCCAGATGCTCAGGCTGCCACTGAGACTTCCCCCTCTCGCTGGCTTGACTCAGGTCCCCTGGAGGTCTCCTGGGAGTTCCCTGCGGTTTGCCATTTTTCTCTCCACCCAGAACATCCATTGGCTGAGATCATTCTGCTCTTCCCTTCCCCCCCTTCAGCCCCCAGTCTCATTATTTCTATATAAAGCTGTAGATTTATCATTATAATAGAGCTGCCGTCACCAAGGTTTGCTAACGTCTCTGTAATCTTGTAGTTATTGCTACAGAGGCCTCAGACCCCAGTGCACACAACTGTTCCTGTCCCCATTCCTGCTCCTTCATGGAGGCTGTAATTGGGGCCATAAATATGTGCCATGCTTGGTGGCGTTAATGGACTTGGCCATCTTTCTACCTTACCAGGTTCCCCATGGGTcagagtgagtgtgtgtggtcatgtgcatgtgtgtgtgtgcgagtgcatgtatgtgtgtgttttggtgcCAATGCAGTCAGTACTCCATAGACTACCAGGGAGCCTGGACTCAGTCTGCAGGGGGGAAGGGAGGCCTTGAATGGTGGAACAATCTATTCTCTAGCCTGGGAATGAGGAGAGCTGGGTACAAAGAGCTCATGCTTTGGTACCAGACAAACTTGTGTTGTATTCTAGCTTTTGCACTTTCTAGCTTTGAGACCCTAGGGACATTGTCTAAaccgtgcctcagtttcttcatcaggaAAGTGAGAGGTAATAATGGTACCTAGCTTGTATTATATGTAGTCacttaaataaaatgcaaagatgCCTAGGGCAGCACTGTCACAGGGcagcctgctgagctccatgcttacaGTGCCTCTCTTCTAACTCAGCCTCCAGGGCACTATTTATACCACCCCCGGGTCTGAGCCCCAACTTTGGTCTGGACCATCTATTCTGACAGGTGGTTGGCTATTATtcattcctattttatttatttctctcttttatgtATAGTCCTGCCCTGTgttctctgtgtgaccttggaaaagtgaCTTGCCCTCTCTGGGCTGCACGTGCCTCAGAAACCAGTTTCAAAGTTATGAGATTCTGAGATTCTCAGCTTCTCCTGTAAAGAAGCGATTTCACAGCAGAAAAACCCAGTGCGCGGGAGTGTGGTCTCCCTAGTAGAGGCCTAAAACCTGGGTTGATAGGCCCCTGGGCAGAATTCCCTCCCCTCAGTGTCCTCTCTTCAAGCCCATAGGAAATGTCCTCCAGGGAGTTGCTGCCACAAGCGAGGCCCCGTCAGCAACGGCCTTCCCCCTTTTCCTCTGAGACACAGCCCTGCACCTGGGCTCAGCGCCCTCCCTGCCTCTCAGGCCCCCGTCTGCCAGTTATTAATATGGAGGTTATTACTTGAGTTCCTACCAGGAGCCAAGAGCACAAGCAACTTTACCCCATTTCATCCTCACCAGAAGCCTTATTACTGTGCCCTAtatgtaagtaaataaatgaaggtTGCAAGCTCAGTGATACCCACTGCCACCCAGATAGGTAGTGGTAGAGAGCCTTCAGCAGAGCCCACGTCCTGGCACGGCTAGAGGGGAGTAAGTGCGATTATGTTGCTCCTTGGGCAGAAGACAGACCCTGAAATGGTGCAGCTCATCAGGAAATCCAGAAGAGCGTTTGGTTTGGATTTTTCTTCGTGACCTGGTTCATTCCTCTTGTTCCAGGGGACTTTTGTGCTGACACTTGGATTCTGTTACCATCTCCCCAGTGTTCTTCCTGTGGGCACTGAGTGTGACATTCATTCCTCTTTCAGTCAACAGACACGTACTGAGTGTCAACCGTGTGCTGTCAGTTTGATCACTGAGCACATGTTGTGGATAGAAGCCTGGCTGGGCTGTGGAAAGGATGACAAAGAAAGAGCCCGGCTCCTACAGCTTAGGCTAATGGGAATTGTGTCCAGTGACTCCCCCTCCAACCTCCCAACCCTCTCATGCAGAGGGCACACACCTAGGGGCAGACCAATTCAGATGTTCACAAACAAAATTACCCAAGCAGCTGTACTGCAGCCATAAGCAGAGATGTTgaggagagatggagaaaaaaaatcagagtcagACGAGATTGGTTTGGGAAGTTTCTAGAAAAAGAATATGTTAGGCTAGGCTTTGATGGCAGTGAAGGAAGAGAGTATTGAGAGAGAGTCAGAGGGAAGGGAGTgtgtttctctattttctttggaTTGGGGGAAAGATCTAGAAAGAACCTCTCTTGCATATGGTGGGTTTCTTCTCTCTGTGCATAACTACTTGTGGCGTAATTACCGTGTACCAGACACCAGGCTAGCCCGGGGGATACGAAAACTTCAACTCTGTCCAGTTCTCACAGCTTCACAATCTGATGGGGGAGGTAGGAAGGCAGTTCTCTTGTCCCAGGGGGACATGCAGGTCCCAGTGTGTTGGTGGAAAACTGGCCTCCTGGAATGAAATTGCTTTCCTTGCCAGAAAAGAGTTAGTTGCATCCTTTTCTCACACCCATGTGCTCCAGTGCAACAGGATCCAAAGGCTTACAAAAGGCCTTCTCAGTTGGAGTCGAAGAATCTGCAAAATTGAGTCACTGTGACTCATTCAATCACCCTGGGACAAAGCCTCCCAGATACTCATTGACCGGCAGTTTGATCAACACCTTCAAAGTGCCCGCCTTGGATCTCAGGTTCCCAGTTCTACCCTGGccaggagggagggcaggagcAAGAGGGAAGCATAATGAAATTTCACCCACATGTCTTCAGTAACCTCTTAAGAACTTATTTGGGTCCAAGAACACTTGGTATTGAAGGACAAACATAGTCCTTATTTTCAAGGAGCTGACAGTTGGGTGGAGGTTTCAGAGCAAGTAAAAATGTAACCAAAAGAACACTATTTAACTAGGCGTGAAAAGGGAATGGGGGAAGACAGAGGTGATAAGCTGGAAGAGTGAGGGAGTGGAATGGGGGATGCAGATGGTGAAAGAGAATTCAAGAATAAGATTTGAGTTTGGAGAACAGTCACAgtcaagaagaaagaggagagggaccAGCAAAGGATACCAAGCAGGGGAAGAGCACAGCGAAAAGAGAACTGAGGACAGCCAAGGAGGGATGGTTCAGGAATTGTTCATCCAGCGGTGATTTCTTCAGGCATCTGCAGGGTACCAAGCACAGTCCTGGACATTGTGGATGGTTGTTGCAATTCAGTCgcgcgccaggcttccgtgtctctcactatctcctggagtttgtccatttgagttcatgtcctttgagtcggtgatgccatccaaacatctcatcctctgttgtccccttctcctcctgccctcaatcttttccagcatcagggtctttgccaatgagtcagctgttcacatcaggtggccaaagtattggagcttcagctggcaaaccactcaggtattcttgcctgcaagaaccccatgaacagttaaaaaaaaaagaacactgcgGATGCATGGTAAATGAAGCCCCTGATCTCAGGGAGCCTACACCCTGGTGTGGGGAGACAAATGAGTAAGTGAGATAGATAGTATGTTTGAGAGTGATGAATGGCCTGGAGAAAATAAAGCCTGGAAGTGTGGTGGGGTGTGTTGAGTTGGGAGGATGACTGGAGGAGAGGTCCTATGCttgcgtgctcagctgctcaatcgtgtccaactctttgtgaccccagggactgtaatccgccaggctcctctgtccatggaattctccaggcaagaatactggagtgggttgccatttcctcctcagag from the Bos javanicus breed banteng chromosome 3, ARS-OSU_banteng_1.0, whole genome shotgun sequence genome contains:
- the SYT6 gene encoding synaptotagmin-6 isoform X1, coding for MWSTDPTTIPPLPGQPSHDHSFLFFRLCPLCVAPLRKPFPASPHLCLSLCLPAWLRAGTSVSLLAVVVIVCGVALVAVFLFLFWKLCWMPWRNKEASSPSSANPSPEALQSPSSRGNMADKLKDPHTLGFLEAAVKISHTSPDIPAEVQMSVKEHIKRHTRLQRQTTEPASSTRHTSFKRHLPRQMHVSSVDYGNELPPAAEQPTSIGRIKPELYKQKSVDGDDAKSEAKSCGKINFSLRYDYENETLIVRILKAFDLPAKDFCGSSDPYVKIYLLPDRKCKLQTRVHRKTLNPTFDENFHFPVPYEELADRKLHLSVFDFDRFSRHDMIGEVILDNLFEASDLSRETSIWKDIQYATSESVDLGEIMFSLCYLPTAGRLTLTVIKCRNLKAMDITGYSDPYVKVSLLCDGRRLKKKKTTIKKNTLNPVYNEAIIFDIPPENMDQVSLLISVMDYDRVGHNEIIGVCRVGINAEGLGRDHWNEMLAYPRKPIAHWHSLVEVKKSFKEWQGRATSFDSESSCPSPKPPPTP
- the SYT6 gene encoding synaptotagmin-6 isoform X2, whose product is MSGVRGTGEPRCQAALAVLASLCRARPPPLGLDVETCRSFELEPPERSPSAADSGTSVSLLAVVVIVCGVALVAVFLFLFWKLCWMPWRNKEASSPSSANPSPEALQSPSSRGNMADKLKDPHTLGFLEAAVKISHTSPDIPAEVQMSVKEHIKRHTRLQRQTTEPASSTRHTSFKRHLPRQMHVSSVDYGNELPPAAEQPTSIGRIKPELYKQKSVDGDDAKSEAKSCGKINFSLRYDYENETLIVRILKAFDLPAKDFCGSSDPYVKIYLLPDRKCKLQTRVHRKTLNPTFDENFHFPVPYEELADRKLHLSVFDFDRFSRHDMIGEVILDNLFEASDLSRETSIWKDIQYATSESVDLGEIMFSLCYLPTAGRLTLTVIKCRNLKAMDITGYSDPYVKVSLLCDGRRLKKKKTTIKKNTLNPVYNEAIIFDIPPENMDQVSLLISVMDYDRVGHNEIIGVCRVGINAEGLGRDHWNEMLAYPRKPIAHWHSLVEVKKSFKEWQGRATSFDSESSCPSPKPPPTP
- the SYT6 gene encoding synaptotagmin-6 isoform X3; this translates as MPWRNKEASSPSSANPSPEALQSPSSRGNMADKLKDPHTLGFLEAAVKISHTSPDIPAEVQMSVKEHIKRHTRLQRQTTEPASSTRHTSFKRHLPRQMHVSSVDYGNELPPAAEQPTSIGRIKPELYKQKSVDGDDAKSEAKSCGKINFSLRYDYENETLIVRILKAFDLPAKDFCGSSDPYVKIYLLPDRKCKLQTRVHRKTLNPTFDENFHFPVPYEELADRKLHLSVFDFDRFSRHDMIGEVILDNLFEASDLSRETSIWKDIQYATSESVDLGEIMFSLCYLPTAGRLTLTVIKCRNLKAMDITGYSDPYVKVSLLCDGRRLKKKKTTIKKNTLNPVYNEAIIFDIPPENMDQVSLLISVMDYDRVGHNEIIGVCRVGINAEGLGRDHWNEMLAYPRKPIAHWHSLVEVKKSFKEWQGRATSFDSESSCPSPKPPPTP